From Mucilaginibacter gotjawali:
CAACTGGCCGGTGACGGGAAAGTTTTTGCCTGCACCTGCTCCCGAAAACAATTGATAAATACGGGCAAATGCAGCTGCATTAACCTGCAGATCCCGCTGGATTTTGAAAACGCAGCCTGGAGGCTGATTACGGATAATAAGCAATTGGCCATTAAAAGTATTACAGGCGAAGGTATCCCAACTGAATTGCCGGTTGAAATGCGGAATTTTATAGTAAAGAAAAAGGACGGGTTCCCTGCTTACCAGCTTACCTCGGTAATTGACGATCTTTTTTATGGAATCGACCTGGTAATCCGGGGTGAAGACCTGTGGACATCAACAATTGCCCAGCATCAACTTGCGATTGCTTTGGGGAAAGATCAATTCGCCGGACTCGCATTCTGCCATCATCCCTTGTTAAAAGCGCCAAATGGCTTGAAACTGTCCAAATCTTCAGGCGCCACCTCAATAAAATACCTGCGCGAAAACGGTAAAACTCCTGCTGATATTTGTATGCTCATCGCTGCAAACCTCAACCTTAACGAAACAGTAAATAGCTGGCAAGAGCTTGGTAAAATTTTGACCAGGGATATTTTTGACCGCTAACGGCGGACTTTTTAAAACAAACTTTTTTCGCTACCTCATTCCCGTACTTCGGCCGAAGTTGATGACCAAATAATAACGTTCGTTTTTCTGTAACACAGGCATTTTCCCAATCCGCTCAACCTGGCTGCATAAATAGTATCTGCTATCGAAGTACCGTCACATATCCCGACAAAACGTGCTGCCCGTCAAAGTGGGGATTGATGACATAGTAATAAACGCCCGTCGGTACCGGCTTTCCATTTATCGTACCATCCCATGCTTTTGGATAACCAATTGAATGAAATACCTTTTGGCCGTAGCGGTCAAATATATCCACGGTAGCATTTATATAGGCAATCAACCCGGTTATTTCCCAATAGTCATTAATCCCATCGCCATTAGGCGTAAAAGTATTATTGATCTTTAATATGGGCGCCACTTTTACAAAAACAGTATCCTGGGCAATACAGCCCCTTATATCAGTTACTGTTAAAGTATACCTGCGATCGACGGTGCCGGTAACCACCGGATTTTTCAAGGTGATATCGTTAATATCAATATTGGGCGACCATTGGTACTTTACATTAGGGTCGCTTACTGTAGGGTTTAAAGTTATAGTAGATCCGGTTAAAACATACACCGTTCCGCCTGCAAAAACCGTAGGTGGGGGGATGAAATTTATTTTCATTTCATCGGTAGCGATATAACATTGTCCCGGGTTATTCGCAGTTAAAACCAGGGTAACTGATCCATTTTTAATATCGGCAGCCGATGGCGCATAAGTGGTATTTAACTGCCCCGGGGCGCTAAATGTACCTGTTCCTTTTGAACTCCATGTACCCCCGCCCGGTATGGTAATTGTACCGGCTACCGGTATATTTGCATCCTGCGAACAAACATCCTGGTCAGGGCCGGCATTTACTGCCGGAAGCGGGCCAAAGCTCACTGTCATAGAGCTGGAAGAAACACTGCAGTTGGCGCTGGTTGAGGCTAAAGTAAGCACTACCGAACCCGCTGCCTTATCTGCGGCCGAAGGCAGGTACTGGGCCTGTAAATTGGTGGCTGACGGCGAAAAAGTACCGGTACCGGCAGTACGCCATATACCTGTACCCGTGCCTCCTGTTATGGTGCCCTGCAATATGATATTGGGAGCCACAATACAAACCAACTGGTCGGGGCCTGCGTTGGCTACCGGCGCGTCATTCACCGTCACAACGGTTTGTACCGGGTTGCTGGTGCAACCTTTGTAAGTGAACACCATGGAGTATGCCCCGGCAGCGCTTTGCGTAACGTTGGCAATATTCGGGTTTTGGTCGGCGGAGGTAAACCCGTTCGGGCCTGTCCATGCATAGGTGGCGCCGGGTAGCGGGGTTGCAGTTAAAGTTATCGTACTGCCAACACAAACCGGTGTATTACTTGAAACGCTTACTACCGGCAATGCCGGGTTAACGGTTGCCGTGTATTTAAAAGGCACTCCAGGGCATCCGTTTCCGGTTGGTGTTATCAAATAAACTACATCAACCGGATTAGGCGTCGTATTAATCAATGATTCAGTTATTGTACCACCCGTTTGATTATTTACGGCCGGGTTACTTATTCCTGCCACCGCGGCCCTGCTCCAGCTATAGGTGGCAGCGGGCTCATTTGAAGTGATCACATAATTTTGCGGCACCCCGGTGCATGCTCCCCCGGTCGGCGAACTACTTATTACAGGACCAGAGTCAAAAGTTATTGTCACGGGGCTGGTAGAAATAGTACAATTATCTTTACTTGTAGAGGTCAAAGTAAGCACTACCGACCCGGCAGCCTTATCCGCGGCTGAAGGTGTGTATTTCGCCTGCAGGTTGTCTGATTTAGAAAAAGTACCGGTCCCGGCAGTAGTCCAGATACCTGTTGTGGTACCACCTGTCACACTTCCGTTTAACGAAACAACCGGGGAACCAATACATACCGTTTGGTTAGGGCCTGCATTTGCCACAGGAAGCTGGTCGATATTAACCACCACCGGAAAAGGGATGCTTGAACAACCTTTAACTGTAAATGTCATGGAATAAACACCGGCATCGGCATTGGTAACATTGGTAATATCCGGATTTTGTTTGGTGGAGGTGTAGCCGTTCGGGCCTGTCCACAAGTAGGTGGCGCCGTTTACCGGCGGGGTGCTTAAATGTATTGTACTGCCTATACAAACAGGCGAATTGCTGGTAGCCACCGCTACCGGCAACGGAGGGTTTACACTTACAGTATATCTGAAGGGTGTACCCGGACAGCCGTTTGCAATAGGTGTGATTATATACACAACGCCAATTGTACTGAACGTTGTATTAATCAAGGTTTCGTCTATAGTGCTTTTCGTTTGGTTTGAAACTGCCGGGTTACTTATCCCGGCCACTGCCGCGCGGCTCCAGTTAAAAGTAGCTGAAGGTATATTTGATGTTAATACATACCCCTGCGGCGAACCGGTACAAGCAATTCCCGCCGAAGCGCTGGTGACTACCGCTTGCGGATAAACCGTCATGACCATGCTCGTTGGGGCGCCTGGGCAAGTTGCCGTGGCAAAATTAAAATTATACGTTACATCAATAGGGGCATTTGTTATATTAAATAAAACTTCCCTGATGGTTGTTGCAGTTTGGCCGGAAACTGCCGCGTTGCTGATGCCCGGCACTGCTGCCCGGCTCCAGGAGAAGGCCGCTACCGGCACATTAAACGTTACTGCATAAGCTGCTGTATTATTGTCACATACGGTAGCCGTTAGTGGGCTGATAACTGCAGGCGTTGGATAGACAGTAACCACATAGTTTAATGGCGGCCCTGAGCAAGCGCCGGAAATTGGCGTTATTACATAAGTTACGTTAACGGCGTTTATGCTTGTATTGATAAGTGTTTCTGCGATCGTCGAAGTGACTTGATTATTGACTGCCGGGTTACTTATGCCGGGTACTGCGGCCCTGCTCCAGCTAAAAGTCGCTGTTGGCACGTCAGACGTAATGGTATAATTCTGTGGCACCCCGCTGCAAATAACCCCTTTGCCACCGCTTGTTATATTTGGCACCTGGGTTACGGTAACGTCAACCCGGGTGCGGGCGCTTATACACCCGTTAACTGTTGTTTGAACGAAGTAAGAAGCAGGGGCATTCAAAGCAGGAGTAGTATATGTATTTGTATTCCATAACAGGTTACCGCCGATGGCTGCGTCATACCATTGGTAGGTACCCGCCGATCCGCTTGCAGTAAGTGTTGCTCCTGAGCCTATGCATGTCTGCGCGGGTGCAGCTATCGGTGCAGCCGGTACGGCATTAACAGTTACGGTAACCGCAGTGCGGTTGCTTGTTACCCCGTTAACGGTGGTTTGTACGTAATAGGTAACGTTAGCATTCAAAACAGGGGTTGTAAAATTTGGCCCGGTTGAAAGCAAAGTACCTGCAACCGCCGCGTCATACCATTGGTAGGTGCCGCCGGGTGCAGTCGCGGATAATGTTGCACTGCTGCCGGCACAATCATTAATACTTTGCACTGTAGGGCTGGCCGGCAACGGGCTGAAATTAATAGTAACAGAAGAGGACACAGGGCCGCACGGTCCCGGCGGATCAGTAGATGTTAAGGTAAGCCTGGCAACGGTTTCGCCCGGGCCGGGTGTATATACAGCATTTGGCAGTGCCGGATTGGAAAAGGAGCCGGTACCTCCGGACCAAGCGCCTGTCGTAATACCGCCGATAATACTACCGGCCAGCTGAACCTTGCTTCCCGACGGAACAACTTGGTTGGGACCTGCGTTAACAAGCGCCGAGGGGTTGATGGTTACATTGAACGTTGCACTACTTGCCGGGCAGGCTGCACCAAAGCCAACGATGGTATTTGTAATTGTATAATTACCCGGCGCACTTTTACTGAGGTCTATTTCTCCCGTGCTCGTATTTACAAAAACCAATCCGGCAGGCGATGAACTGAAGGAACCACCTGCCGACCCTACCGGGGAAACAGGCAAGGGATTTACACCAAACTGGCAAAAAGGCTGATTATAAGAAAAAGATGCACTCAATGCTACTCCGATCACAATTTTAGCAGAAGTTACACCGGCACAGGCTCCGTTTCCGGCAAAGGATACGGTATATGTACCAGGCACGCTGCCTGCTACATTAATTTCGCCTGTAGCAGTACTTACAAATACCAACCCGGCAGGTGCGGCACTGAAGACCCCTCCATTGGGGTTATTTATTACGGGGGTTTGATTTGCCCCCGAAGAACAAAATGTACCCGAAGAATATTGAAATTGCGGATCAAATAATGTAGTTATAGAAACAGTAACAGCTACCCGCTGACTGGTACATTGCCCTAATGTGCTTTCTGCATAGTAGGTTGTATTTGCTTTTAATGCGGGTGTCTTATAGGTATTGCCGCTTGCCAGCAAATTACCCCCGGCAGGGGCGTCATACCACTTTACGGTTCCGGTTGCGCCTGTGGCAGTTAAAATTGCCGGGGTACCGGGACATACCGATACCGGGTTTAAAGTTGGCGCTACAGGTGAGGGGTTTACCGTAACCTTAACCGCAGTACGTGCACTGGTACAAGTTGCCGTAGTTGATTCCACATAATACGTAGTAGTGGCGGCTAAAGCCGGGGTAACAAATGCCTGGGTTGTCGCCAATAGATTTCCGCCGGCCGCCTGGTCGTACCAGGAATAACCACCCGGTGAGCCAGAAGCAGAAAGCGTGGCAGGGCTCCCCGCACAAATTGAGGTGGCCTGCGCCGTGGGCGCAGCTAGCGCGGGGGTTACTGTAACTGTAACTGCAACCCTGGGGCTCACGCATCCCCCAATAGTGTTTTGCACATAATAAGTAGTGGTGTTAACCAGTGGCGGAGTTGTAAAACCGGCACCGGATGCCAGCAGCTTTCCGGCAACTGCCGCACTATACCATTGATAAGTACCTCCCTGCGAAGTTGCAGTTAAAGTTGCTGTTGATCCTGAACAAATTACCGCCCCTCCGGCTGTCGGAGCCGCAACCTGCGGGCTTACTATTACATTTATGGCAGACCGGGTGCTTATACAACCTAAGTTGTTGGCCTCTATATAATAAGTGGTTGAATTACTTAAAACCGGCGTGGTGAAAGTAGCGCCTGTTGCCAGCAGATTGCCGCCTGTCGGGGCATCGTACCAGTCAAAACTTGCAGCTCCCGATCCTTTGGCGGTTAAAGTAACACTGCTTTGGTAACAGGTGTTAACCGTTTGTGATATAGGAGGAGCAGGGGGCGAATTAACGGTTACAAGCACCTTAACACGCGGACTTTCGCAAGTATTTATTGCCGTAGATACATAATAAGCGGTGTTTACAAATAACGGAGGCGTAGTATAATCCGGACTCGAAATTAATGGAGTACCACCCGCCGGCGTATTGTACCAGTTAAATATGCCGCCATTTGCACTGGCATGCAGGTTAGCTGACGACCCTGAGCAAACTGATACATTTGCAGCTGTAGGCGCCTGGGGCACGGGGGTTACTGTTACTGTAACCGAAGTGGGATTACTTTCACATCCGTTGGCGGTTGAAGTAACGTAGTAGGTGGTATTAATGTTTAATGCAGGCGTTGTAAAAGTAGTCCCCGTGGCCAATGGTGTGCCGTTTGGCGCATTATACCATGTTAGCGTGCCGTTGCCGCTTGCTGTTAAAATGGCGGCATTGCCCGCGCAAACCTGCACGCCGGCTGCTACCGGCTTAACGGGTAAACTCACACCCACCGCCGTCCGTGGACTGGTACACCCCCCGATAGTTGTTTCCACAAAAAAAACCGTTGTAGCGTTGATAGGAGGCGTAGTAAAGGTAGCACCGCTGGCTAAAAAATTCCCTCCTGAAGGAGCATCATACCATTGATAATTGCCGCCCGGCGCAGTTGCCTTAAGTACGGCCGGGGTATTGGCGCAAACCGTTACCCCGCTGGCCGTTGGTGCGTTTGGTGTAGTAGTAACTGCAATAGTTATGCTTTTTTTTACCGGCGGGCAGCCTGCGCTTTTATCACTTACGGTTACCGTATATGTACCGGCTTTATTAACAGCGATGGAGGAAGTTGTTTCGCCTGTATTCCATATGTAAGTAAAAGGCGCTGTTCCGCCTGATGTTGTTGCGGTAAGTGTTACATTATATCCTGAACAAATACTTGGAGCCGACTGATTTATGCTAACGTTTAAAGTGCATGGCTGCGCATATCCCTTTATTCCGAGTAATAAAAACAAATATAATAATACACGTATTTTCATAAACCTCAGCGGGTTTTTTAAAATGTTTTTCAATAATATACTCGTCAAAAAAAAAGCGATGAATTTTTCTTTCGACGGGTATTTTTCATTTCAGCCTTCGGTAGATAATAGCAGTAACAGGCCTTACAACTGTAAAGCTACCATTTTAACGTAAAAACCAGGAAAAATGTTCAGGTATTAAAAAAATGATTCTCCGGCAGGAAATACCTTTTTTGTTAAATAACAATTGAATAATAGCGTCTTGAAGAAAAAAAAGTTATAAACTGAATTTTTGGCGTACCCTACAATAAACTTATGATACCCATAAATAATTTGTTTTTTAATATTTAATTTGGCAAAATAAACCCGCTGATAAAATTTACCGGTTGATAACTCCTGTACGCCTGCAAACATTTTGCAGCGGGCTAAACAAACTTTAGAAGATCTGCTACTAAAATTATTTTTTATGCGACTATTAATTGCCACCACTTTGATATTATGCACTTTCCTCAGGGGCCTGGCACAAGTTACGCCTTCAGGGATATTTTCCGACCACATGGTGTTGCAAAGGGGGCAGGATATTCCTGTTTGGGGGCGGGCCGCAACAAAAACAAAGGTAAAAGTAACTATCGACGGACAATCGGCCAGTGCAACGGCTAATGAAAAAGGAGCATGGAAAACGATATTAAAACCGATGATAGCAGGCGGCCCTTATGTGATGACTATTTCTTCAGGAAAAGAAACGTTGGTTTATCACGATGTAATGGTTGGCGAGGTTTGGATCTGTTCGGGCCAATCAAACATGGAGTTCCAATTAAGGAATGCCCTGGGATATAACTTTGAACAAAAAAATGCTCCCTCACAAACCATCCGGCAGTTCAGGGTTACCGATAAAATGAGCCTTCAGCCTGAAACCGATATAAAGGAAGGCAATTGGGTAAAAGCAGATACTAATACCGTTGGAGATTTTACCGCCGTGGGGTATTTTTTTGCCAAACAATTGAGTAAACAATTAAATGTTACCGTAGGCTTAATTTACAGCAATTGGGGTGGAACACTTGCAGAGGACTGGATCAGCAAGGAAGCCATGTTGAATTCGCCTGAGTTGGGCGAAGCTGCAAAAAACATTCCCGATACCTGGGATGGGGTAAAACAAAGGATAGATAAACAATTAAAAGATTGGGCTTATAACAAAAAACAGGTTACCAATTATTCAGCTGAGCAGCTTGCCGGCGAGCCGGCCGCTTTTTTTGGCGACTGGCAAAAAGCAAGCGCCCCTGCATCATGGGAATGGACCGGCAAATTATATTCCTACCGCGGCGAGGGCTTTATGCAGCATACAGTCAAACTCGACAGCAGCTATGTGGCCCGCCACTCTGTGCTTAGTTTAGGACAAACTGATGCTGACCTGGAGTTGTATGTTAATGGTAAATTGATAAAAAAAGGCGCTTCATCGGGCAATTTCCAACTCGACCTGCCAGCCGGAACCTGGAAACCGGGCGATAACAGTGTGTTGATCAATTTGCAATCCCGGCAAAAAAACCCATCGTGGTTTGGGATGGGTTTAACCGGCGGCGCTAATGACCTGTACGTCCGTTTTGCAGATACGACCATTAACCTGGCTGATAATAACTGGTATGTGATGCCCGATTTGAGCAAGCCATATCATTTTGATTTTTTACCAAATAATACTGCTTTTTCGCTATATAACGCAATGATCAGCCCCTTAATACCCTATGCAATAGCAGGTGTTATTTGGTACCAGGGGGAATCAAATGCTGATAAAGCTTTCCAATACCGCACAACTTTTCCGCTGCTGATTACCGATTGGAGAAGTAAATGGAACAGGGATTTTCCTTTCCTGTTTGTTCAGCTATCCTCATTTGGCGGTATGCAAAACAGCAACATTGGCAGCAACTGGGCCGAACTAAGAGAAGCACAAACAATGACGTTGCAATTGCCGAATACCGGCATGGCAGTAACAACCGACATCGGCGATGCGCTAAATATACATCCCCGGGATAAAGCGGACGTGGGCTTAAGACTTGCCAGCAAAGCGTTGACCATGGTATATCATTTACAAGGCTTTGCGGAAAGCCCTTTGTATACTTCGGCTGACTTTTCGGCGGGATATGCTATTGTTAACTTTAAAAATGCAGTCAACGGGCTGATGGCAAAAGACAAATATGGATATATTAAAGGATTTGAACTTGCCGGGGCCGATCATAAGTTTTATTATGCCCAGGCGGGTATCATTGATGGCGGCAAAGTTAAAGTTTGGTGCAGCCAGGTACCGAAGCCGGTGGCAGTTCGTTATGCCTGGACAGATGCGCCAATTGAAGCAAACCTATACAACATGGAAGGCTTTCCGGTTGGCCCGTTTCGCTCAGATAGCTGGAAGGGGACAACAGAAGGTAAAAAATTTGAATAAGTATAATTATGAGGCGAAATATATTTAATATTTCTCCTCATAATTGCTTTTGTGCGACATATTAACAAATGTTATTTAAACAACTAAAATTTAACCGCACATAAATACAGCGAATTGTAATATTAATGTAACTTTATCGACCGTCAGCAAACAGCAGCTGCCGGTTTTTTTATGATTTTAGTTATTAAATTTTTTACCTTTTGATACGCTTTTATCATATTTTAAGTTTAATAGAACACGAATAAAAAAGATAATTTAAACACTGCGTGATTTTTACTGTTATTTAAAACACCCCCCGGAAAATTTGTTCATGAAAAAAAATTGTTTCATCCTATGTTTATTCCTTCTTTGGTTTACACAGGCCATGGGCCAGGGAAATTGGGAATTAAAAAAAGATGAAGACGGAATTGCAGTTTATACCCGTAAACCGGCAAAGGGCAATTTAAAAGAATTGCGGGTAGTATGCGAGCTGGAAGCCACTAAGACCCAACTGATCAACACCCTGCAAAATATCGGAGATTATAATAGCTGGGTTTATTCGAACAAAAAATCAGAAATTATTAAAACGGTAAACCCGATGAATATTATTTATTATTCACAATCCCGTTTACCTTGGCCCATAAAAGACCGCGACCTGATTGTTCAACTTACCATTGCCCCGGGCCAGGATGCTTTAAATATCCAGGCAAAAAGCCTCCCCGATTACCTGCCAAAAGAAAAAGATTACGTGCGTGTGCCCTACTCGTTAGCGGTATGGAAAGTAACCCAAACCCCGGCAAATAAATTAAAGGTTGATTATACTTTTAGCGTAGACCCAGGCGGAAGTATCCCTGCATGGCTGGTAAATGCTACCATAACGGTAGGCCCGTATAACTCATTTTACAAACTTCGCGAAATATTAAGGGCCCAGAAAAGTCCCGTGATCAATTAAGAAACATTTCTATTTCATTGGCCTAATTCGCTTTACAATACGCCATTACCGCTTTAAATACCAGTGCCCGGATGGCATTAACGTTGTAATATTCTTTGTTATCAATAAGTCCCATTTGCTGGCGGTTGATGAGTAAAATGATAGAAACGTCTTTTGAAGGCACCACACAAATGCTTGTCCCGGTAAAACCGGTATGGCCAAAAGTCCCTTCGGGGCCGTTTTTCATAAATGAGTTTTCGGGGTCCATCATCCAGCCTAAGCCATTGTTAAATTTGTCTTTAGTTAAAAAGGCATTGATAGTGTTTTCCGAAATAAACTGCACATTGCCAACCTTGCCTTTGTTCATCAGCATATCAACCAACTTTTGTATATCATCCACCGTCGAAAATATTCCTGCGGCGCCTGCAACGCCTTTTTCGGCATACCAGGCGTTGCCATCATTCACTTCTCCCTTTAAAATATAATGGCGCCAGCCGTTCCATTGGTCGTGTTTAATTTCTTTAAACTGGTAGCCAAGTTCCGGGTCATACACCATTCTGTGTTCGTAAGGGTTGCCAAAGGAGGTTGATGCTATTTTAAAATCCCTGCTCTTTTGCAGCGGGTTATACATGGTATGTGTCATCCCTAACGGTTTAAAAATGTTTTGTTCTTCAAACTGATCAAGAGATTGGCCAGAAACCACTTCCACAATCTCGCCAAGAACCGTAAAACCGAGGTCGCTGTATTTACGCTGTGCACCAACCGGGAAAGCCAGGGGCAATTCGCCAATCAGTTTAAAAGTCTCCTGTTTATTGCCGGCGCGATAATATAAGGGATACCACTCATAAAGCCCCGCCGTATGGGTTAAGAGGTGGCGGATGGTGATGGAGGCCTTGTCTGGAGTGGTAAATGCTTTGATATATTTCCCAACCGGGTCGTCCACTTTAATAAGGCCCTTATCAACCAATAACATAATTGAGGTGGTAGTACCAACCACCTTAGTAAGCGAAGCGATGTCAAACATATGCTCCGTTGTCATTTTTTCAGGCTCAGCCAAAAGTTCGTGCCGGTAATTAAATTTTTGGGCAAAGCCGTAGGCTTGTTTATAAATTACAGCATCGCCTCGCTTTATTTCGATAACTGCACCGGGGATTTTACTGTCATTCACCTGGCTTTGCAGGATACTGTCAATTCTGTGTATAATCAGCTGCTGCGAATTACCGGCGTTATTTACTTGTGCGCCAACGATGCCTGTGGTCAGGAAAGACCCTATTAATAAAATGATCAGTTTATGAATAAATTTAGTATCCTGCATCTTATAGATTCCCTTTATTAAATTATTGTGAGTTCGATTAACAATTGGATATCATTGTGGTGTGCCCCATCGGGGCTACCGCTTTGTAGAAACCAAATACCCAGGATAATTGCCATGTCAGTGGCTACCCTTCGCAAATTGGGTAGCCGCTGACGCGGCAAAAATAACGTTTGAATATCGTGCTACAAAGCGGTAGTCCGCCACGAGGCGGAGCAATTGTTTTTTGTCTCGAACTAACTAAATTATTATTTAGCGGATTTGGGTTGATAACCGGTAATCGGCCCAACAGTTTTCCGCAGCAGTAATTCGTCGAAGCCAGGCTTTATAAAATCTTTGAGTTCGCCTATCAGCTCGAAGCCAAATTTTTTGTAAAGTTGAATGGCCCCTTTATTAAACGAGCTAACACAGATAAAAATATTGGGTGAATACGTTAAAATACGATCCTGGCAAAACCCGAGTAATTGCGTCCCGTAGCCCTTACCCCGATAATGTTTATTTATGGCGAGGGTTTGGATATAGCCCTTAAAAGTTCCCTGCGGCTGCATAATGACGAACCCCATTATTTCAGTTTCGTTTTTCATCAAAAAAACCTCCCTGAATGTGCCGCCAAAAGCCTTTAAACAATCCTCATAAGCAATACCCAATGTTATCCAGGGATCTGTAGCCGCCATGATCACTGCGCAAGCCGCAAAATCCGCGGGGTTAGTTGTAAATTCAATATTGAATGGGGTATCAGGCTGCGACATGATTCTTCTTTTTTATCAATACCAAAAATAAAATAGTCAGCACAGCATTTACCAGGATATTCATGAAACCGAAATCAAATTGAAATTCACTGATAAAAAATACATTCAGTCCCCAGGTAACCAGCGCGGCACCCACGCAGGCTATCGGTACAAATTTTTCAGTTAACTGGATCTTGGAGAACAGGCCCGTTAAATACAGTCCCAATATCGGCCCGTAGGTATAACCGGCTATTTTAAAAATGGTGTTAATAATGGCGCCCTGACTGCTCCAGAAAGCCATCACAATAAAAAACATTACCACGTTAACACCAAGCAGCACCCGGTTTTTGATTTTCTTTCTCTGCTCAACCGGTTGGTTTTCAATATCCATAAAATCATAGCTGAAGGCGGTGGTTAAGGCGGCAATACAGGCATCGATACTGGCAAAAGTAGAAGCGATAACCCCGATGAAAAAGGCAATCGCTCCTATCTGCCCGAAATAATGCAGCGTTAAAAATGGGTACAGGCCGTCGGTGTTAACAATTTGCCCGTCGGCCCGGTCGAGTTTGATGCCATGCCTTTCCACAAAAATATAAAGCAATACGCCCAGGCCCAAAAACAGGGTTTGCGCGCCGGCTATAAAAAAACTGAAGGCCAATACGTTTCGTTTGGCGCCTTTTACGTTGTTGATGGTTAATGTTTTTTGCATCATACTCTGATCGAGGCCCACCAGGGCAACAGTTATGAGCAATCCCGAGATAAACTGTTTAAAAAAGTTGGAGCCTGAATGCGCATCCCAGTCAAAAAGTTTGGCGTAAGGGTGATGAACGATAGTGCTCGCCATACCGCCAACAGAAAGGCCCAGCGAATTTTTGATGGTGACGATGGAAACGATCATCACCGTAATTAAAAACAGCGATTGCAGGGCATCGGTCCATACAATGGTTTTAATACCAGATTTATTGGTGTATAGCCAGATAAGGATCAATACAATAATGATAGTAAAAAAATAAGGAATGTGCAGGCTGTCGAAAAAAGCATATTGCAGAATTTTAATGGACAACAACAACCGTAGCGCCGCCCCAAAGCTTTGTGATACGAGGAAAAACAGCGAGCCGGTTTTATAGGTAACATTGCCAAAGCGGATGTTTAAATAAGTATAGATAGAAACCAGTTTTAGCTTGTAATAAATAGGCGTGAGCACAAATGCGATAAACAAGTAGCCAACAATAGTGCCCAGGATAAATTGAAAATAAAACAGGTTGTTATTGCCAACATTGCCGGGAATTGAAACCAGCGAAACCGCCGAAATACCCGAACCGATCATCCCGAAGGCCACCAAAAACCAGGGGGAAGATTTATCGCCATCAAAAAAACTGTTTGCCTTATTATGCCGGGATGTTAGCCTGGAAATGACCATTAACAGGCCGAAATAAGCGAGGATAATGAAAAGAATTAAAGATGCACTCATTTATTTAGCATAAAGGCGTTTGGCTAAGATACTAAAAATGCATATCGTGCAGCTCCTCAAATATTCACCATTAGTTTATTTAGCTAACGTGTTTCCAGAATAAAAAATAGAGAAAAGGGCAGATTTTAAAGCCTGGCCTGTGCGATTCCCCTCTTGAGAGGGG
This genomic window contains:
- a CDS encoding glutamate--tRNA ligase family protein; translated protein: MPIQSFRFNKTRLAPTPSGFLHLGNILSFIITATLARKTGAKILLRIDDLDQLRVNQSFIRDVFDSLNFLEIPWDEGPRDSAAFESGYSQIHRMGLYEEALRQLAGDGKVFACTCSRKQLINTGKCSCINLQIPLDFENAAWRLITDNKQLAIKSITGEGIPTELPVEMRNFIVKKKDGFPAYQLTSVIDDLFYGIDLVIRGEDLWTSTIAQHQLAIALGKDQFAGLAFCHHPLLKAPNGLKLSKSSGATSIKYLRENGKTPADICMLIAANLNLNETVNSWQELGKILTRDIFDR